A DNA window from Ipomoea triloba cultivar NCNSP0323 chromosome 10, ASM357664v1 contains the following coding sequences:
- the LOC116031414 gene encoding uncharacterized protein LOC116031414, with protein MAAAASRGAHSMNFSHFKPMVRKASYHRKSGSPEMMNETVKLNGEEAKSKKKEETWWIPDNRTGIFYPKGQNKVIEEVPPAAGTDVGPINWFSNHEDSF; from the exons ATGGCGGCTGCAGCCAGCAGAGGTGCACACTCCATGAATTTTTCCCATTTCAA GCCAATGGTGAGGAAAGCCAGCTACCACAGGAAAAGTGGTTCGCCGGAGATGATGAATGAAACCGTGAAATTGAACGGAGAAGAAGCAAAGAGCAAAAAGAAGGAGGAAACGTGGTGGATCCCGGACAATCGCACCGGAATTTTTTACCCCAAAGGCCAAAACAAAGTAATTGAGGAAGTCCCTCCGGCTGCAGGCACGGATGTTGGACCCATCAATTGGTTTTCCAACCATGAAGACTCTTTTTAA